Part of the Deinococcus misasensis DSM 22328 genome is shown below.
GCGCGATCCCGGTCCATCTTGTTGACGGCGATGATGCGCGGCATGCCGAATTCGTCGGCGGTTTTCCACACCCTTTCGGTGCCCACCTCGACGCCAGAGACAGCACTGACCACCACGAGGGTGTTGTCTGCGCTGCGCAGTGCCCCACGGATTTCACCCACGAAGTCTGAAAAACCGGGGGTGTCCAGCAAGGTCACCTGACTTTCATGCCAATTGAAAGGGAGCACCGATGTGAAAATGCTCATCTGGTGCTCCTGTTCCAGTTGCGTGTGGTCTGAGGCTGTGTTTTTCTGCATCACCGATCCCAGACGTTTGAGTTGCCCAGCCCGGAAAAGCATGGCCTCCACCAGACTGGTTTTACCGACCCCGCTGTGCCCCACCACCGATACGTTAAAGCGCATAAACCGCCTCCTCGGGAAATGAGCGCCCTCCAGCATGCTGTTCACAGGTGCTGACAGAAGTCTATGAAAATGAACCGGACAGGCGTCTCAGAAATACTGGTCTACGGGTTGACTGCCGATGAATCAAAATGACTGTGTATAGGCATCATACAACTTTCTTACAGGGCAAAACTCCCTGTCGGTTCACCTCCAGAGTGGGGATTTTGGGGTGCAGGACGTTTGTACCCCGTCAACTCATGTTCTTCATGTTGTTTTTGCGTGTGGCACATCAACATTTTGAAAAGCCAGAGAAACATAAAAGCTTTTTAACAAAAATTCTCCGTCTCAGATGATTAAAATTTGTTTTAACAACTGCAATAATCCTGTCAGGAAGTTTTCTTAGAATGAAGGTAACTCAGATCTGAGGGTGAGGCCCCTTCTCAAGCACTGTCCCCTGTTCCTCGTCCAATGGTCCGCAGCCTGAAAAGGAGGACAGCATGAAAGCCAAACCAACCACACCAGAAGTCCTGGCGGATCAGCGTGAAGCATTGCGTTCTGAATCGGACGAAGAGCGTCAACGTCAAGCTGCCATCGCCTCCCTTGCCCAGATGGATCCTGAGGCTGTTTTCGATCACTTGCAATCCCTCGACACCCGCATGCGTCGTTCCCCGAAACAGCCCACCACCTTGCAATCTTGACCCTGTTGCTCTGAAACACACCGTCCCACAGGGCAGACCGCAAAATGCCCGGACTTGAACCCTCAGGTCCGGGTTTTTTCTGTGGACCTCTCGGGGTCGGCTTCGCCTTTCAGGGCTTCAATGGCTCTGGTGAGGGGACGGGGGATGGGGACTCCTGCTCTTGCCATTTGTTCCACCAGAGACAGCAGTTCATTGCCCAGCAGCACATAGGTGACGGCATTTCGCAAGTTCTGGCTCTGTCCAAGCACCAGATCGATCTGGTGGGCGGCAATCACCATCAGGACCAGCAGG
Proteins encoded:
- a CDS encoding phage holin family protein, which codes for MLQFEMVYLWILGPVHPTQPALLILMGLDLLTRQIVRQIKPSGRPEKFSRSLLKKSLLVLMVIAAHQIDLVLGQSQNLRNAVTYVLLGNELLSLVEQMARAGVPIPRPLTRAIEALKGEADPERSTEKTRT